The following proteins come from a genomic window of Deltaproteobacteria bacterium CG11_big_fil_rev_8_21_14_0_20_42_23:
- a CDS encoding membrane protease subunit, stomatin/prohibitin has translation MSDGPNFSLPKKQVIIAAAVFFVFILLTKAIVVVPAGHVGVQELFGKVSDRELPSGIRLINPLAQVNKLSVRTQQISETAIVPSKEGLTVEIDLSVLLSLEPKNAPQVYKTIGLNYLNVAVVPQVRSVVRGVTAEYEAKALYTAEREVVSEKMFNQLEPLFKKRGLRLEKVLLRSVKLPEILSTAIEKKLEEEQRAEQMKFVLDRERQQAERKRIEAQGIADYNRIASQSLNSSILKLRGLEATQKLAESNNSKVVIIGNSKDGLPLILGNE, from the coding sequence ATGAGTGATGGTCCAAATTTTTCATTACCAAAAAAACAAGTCATAATTGCAGCTGCTGTATTTTTTGTTTTCATCCTTCTCACAAAAGCAATTGTGGTAGTGCCTGCCGGTCATGTTGGAGTTCAAGAGCTTTTTGGAAAAGTGAGCGACCGCGAGCTTCCATCTGGCATTCGTCTCATCAATCCCCTGGCGCAAGTAAATAAACTGAGCGTGAGAACACAGCAAATCAGCGAAACGGCTATTGTTCCTTCCAAAGAAGGTTTGACGGTTGAGATTGACCTATCCGTTTTGCTTTCACTCGAACCAAAAAATGCACCGCAAGTTTACAAAACAATTGGGCTCAATTACTTGAACGTTGCAGTGGTTCCTCAAGTAAGGTCGGTGGTCAGAGGCGTAACAGCCGAGTATGAAGCAAAAGCATTATACACAGCAGAACGCGAAGTGGTTTCTGAAAAAATGTTTAACCAGTTGGAACCGCTTTTCAAAAAGCGTGGGCTTAGATTAGAAAAAGTTTTGCTTCGATCGGTGAAGCTTCCAGAAATTCTTTCTACAGCAATTGAGAAAAAGTTGGAGGAAGAACAGCGAGCAGAGCAAATGAAATTTGTTCTCGATCGTGAGCGTCAACAAGCAGAGCGCAAAAGAATTGAAGCTCAGGGAATTGCAGACTACAACCGCATTGCAAGCCAAAGCCTCAACAGTTCCATTTTGAAATTACGCGGACTTGAAGCAACGCAAAAATTGGCAGAGAGCAACAATTCAAAAGTAGTCATTATTGGAAACAGCAAAGATGGACTTCCACTTATTTTGGGGAATGAATAA
- a CDS encoding cysteine desulfurase CsdA, giving the protein MNSETENKNCFDAKKCKAQFPVLRQVIAMKEIVYLDTAATSQKPQQVIDRMTRFYEEEYATINRGVYKLSQNATLLASQVREQCKQFVNAASTAEIIFTRGTTEAINLVAKSWGSQNLSAADCILISELEHHANIVPWQLLQKEKGFRIHVIPAKDNGDLCLESYKTLLSEHKPKLVCVGHVSNALGTVHPIKKMIALAHAENAFVLIDGAQAVPHFEVDVQNLDADFYAFSAHKMYGPSGIGILYGKKNILDEMPPFMGGGDMIESVSFEKTTFAKTPFKFEAGTPSLAEIVGLGAAIDYLHKLGLKNIKTYEDYLLQFALSKLSDIPGLNILANPNERSSLVSFVLDGIHPHDIGTILDEEGISVRAGHHCAQPTMKRYGVPATVRATFAHYNTEEDVQKLVLALKKVKEVFG; this is encoded by the coding sequence ATGAACTCCGAAACCGAAAATAAAAATTGCTTCGATGCCAAAAAATGCAAAGCACAATTTCCTGTGCTTCGGCAAGTTATTGCCATGAAAGAAATTGTCTACCTCGATACTGCAGCTACTTCGCAAAAACCGCAGCAAGTGATTGATCGTATGACCAGGTTTTATGAGGAAGAATACGCAACCATCAATCGCGGTGTCTACAAACTCAGCCAGAATGCAACTTTGCTGGCATCTCAAGTTCGTGAACAATGCAAACAATTTGTAAATGCAGCTTCAACTGCTGAAATTATTTTTACTCGAGGCACTACCGAAGCTATCAACCTTGTGGCTAAAAGCTGGGGATCTCAAAATCTTTCAGCTGCTGATTGCATTCTTATTTCTGAACTTGAACATCACGCCAATATTGTTCCATGGCAATTACTTCAAAAAGAAAAGGGATTCCGCATTCATGTTATTCCCGCAAAAGATAACGGCGATCTTTGCCTTGAAAGTTACAAAACACTTTTGAGCGAACACAAACCAAAACTTGTTTGTGTCGGTCATGTTTCAAACGCACTTGGAACAGTTCATCCCATCAAAAAAATGATTGCCCTCGCGCACGCTGAAAATGCGTTTGTGCTCATAGACGGCGCACAAGCTGTTCCTCATTTTGAAGTAGATGTGCAAAATCTTGATGCAGACTTTTACGCTTTTTCTGCACACAAAATGTATGGCCCAAGTGGCATTGGTATCTTGTACGGAAAGAAAAACATTCTCGATGAAATGCCTCCTTTTATGGGTGGCGGCGACATGATTGAATCGGTTAGTTTCGAAAAAACAACATTTGCAAAAACGCCTTTCAAGTTTGAAGCAGGAACACCTTCGCTTGCAGAGATTGTTGGGCTTGGTGCTGCCATTGATTATCTTCATAAACTTGGTCTAAAAAACATAAAAACTTACGAAGATTATCTTTTACAATTTGCACTTTCAAAACTATCTGACATTCCTGGCTTAAACATTTTGGCAAATCCAAACGAACGAAGTTCGCTTGTTTCTTTTGTGCTTGATGGGATTCATCCTCACGATATTGGCACCATCTTAGATGAAGAGGGAATTTCAGTGCGCGCCGGACATCACTGCGCCCAACCAACCATGAAACGTTATGGCGTTCCAGCTACCGTCAGAGCTACGTTTGCGCATTACAACACTGAAGAAGATGTTCAAAAATTAGTACTTGCGCTCAAAAAAGTAAAAGAGGTCTTTGGATGA
- the sufD gene encoding Fe-S cluster assembly protein SufD — protein sequence MTLAPYREVKQFEPSANTAPAWLAAFRKNAYESIQKNGFPSRKQEGWKYLNLEPILSNVFAENTKAEELNLNDMLLEDAYQVVVQNGKINTTLSSSDLPQNLVVCSFEDALKNYERELETCINLSQAETLNSFEALNRVHFQDGLFCLIQKETKLEKPLQILIANSSAETDAVFYPRLYVVANEGSKANILFTQVGKSNAKTLCNLATYLFAKENSCLELVSYQDETEKNYSLANNFVFQAAGSAVNWTTYTHSCNVIRNETKVAFTGKSASTNINSLCLLSGENEVYNHVTVEHRVGACTSQQLSKHILNGKARNEFNSMSHIFEGASLSDSQQMSRSMLLSDKARIFSRPQLRVYNEDVKAAHGATIGQVSADELFYLQSRGIAKDEATSLLVYGFAEEVVETIADKTMRAFIEKHVQRDLREVVSTEV from the coding sequence ATGACTCTTGCTCCTTATCGTGAAGTAAAACAATTTGAACCAAGCGCAAATACTGCTCCAGCTTGGCTTGCGGCTTTTCGTAAAAACGCTTATGAAAGTATCCAAAAAAATGGTTTCCCCAGCAGAAAACAAGAAGGCTGGAAATACTTAAACTTGGAACCCATTCTTTCAAACGTATTTGCTGAAAATACCAAAGCAGAAGAACTGAACTTGAATGACATGCTGCTTGAAGACGCTTATCAAGTTGTTGTGCAAAATGGAAAAATAAACACAACACTTTCATCTTCAGATCTTCCGCAAAACCTTGTGGTATGTAGCTTTGAAGACGCGTTAAAAAACTATGAGCGTGAGTTAGAAACGTGCATCAATTTATCTCAAGCTGAAACGCTCAACAGCTTTGAAGCCCTAAACCGAGTTCACTTTCAAGATGGATTATTTTGCCTCATTCAAAAAGAAACGAAACTTGAAAAGCCACTTCAAATTCTTATTGCAAATTCAAGCGCTGAAACTGACGCTGTTTTTTATCCTCGCCTTTACGTTGTTGCAAACGAAGGATCAAAGGCAAACATTCTTTTCACCCAAGTTGGGAAAAGCAACGCTAAAACGCTTTGCAATCTTGCAACTTATCTTTTTGCAAAAGAAAACAGCTGTCTTGAACTTGTAAGTTATCAAGATGAAACTGAAAAAAATTATAGCCTTGCAAACAACTTTGTTTTTCAAGCTGCTGGCAGTGCTGTGAACTGGACCACTTACACACATTCTTGCAATGTTATTCGCAACGAAACAAAAGTGGCCTTCACCGGAAAATCAGCTAGCACCAACATCAATAGCCTTTGTCTGCTTTCGGGAGAAAATGAAGTCTACAATCACGTCACTGTAGAACACAGAGTTGGCGCCTGTACCAGCCAGCAACTTTCAAAACATATTTTAAATGGAAAAGCTCGAAATGAATTTAACAGCATGTCACATATTTTTGAAGGCGCATCACTTTCAGACTCACAACAAATGAGCAGAAGCATGTTACTTTCGGACAAGGCCCGTATTTTTTCACGGCCACAACTACGAGTGTACAACGAAGATGTGAAAGCAGCGCACGGCGCAACCATTGGCCAAGTCAGCGCTGACGAGCTTTTCTATTTGCAAAGCAGAGGCATTGCAAAAGATGAAGCAACTTCTTTGCTGGTCTATGGTTTCGCAGAAGAAGTGGTAGAAACCATTGCTGACAAAACAATGAGAGCCTTCATCGAAAAACATGTTCAACGAGACTTACGAGAAGTGGTAAGCACAGAAGTTTAA
- a CDS encoding SUF system NifU family Fe-S cluster assembly protein, which yields MSDRVQQLYQEILLEHNKQPRNFHEIKEANAYSHGVNPLCGDDYQLFLKINDKNIIEDLGFTGNGCAISKSSASLMSTVIKGKTLEEAEKLKDCFHELLTQEEVSQKTLDTLGKLKIFQGVKQFPVRVKCATLIWHALEDALQDRRNINEKKEKSISTE from the coding sequence ATGAGTGATCGCGTTCAACAACTGTATCAAGAAATTTTGCTTGAGCATAATAAGCAACCTCGAAATTTTCACGAAATTAAAGAGGCAAATGCCTATTCACATGGAGTGAATCCTTTATGCGGAGATGATTATCAGCTGTTTCTCAAGATTAACGATAAAAATATTATCGAAGATCTAGGCTTTACGGGAAATGGTTGCGCCATTTCAAAATCAAGCGCATCTCTTATGAGCACAGTTATAAAAGGAAAAACACTTGAAGAAGCGGAAAAACTGAAAGATTGCTTTCATGAATTGCTCACTCAAGAAGAAGTCTCTCAAAAAACTTTAGATACCTTGGGAAAATTAAAAATATTTCAAGGAGTGAAACAATTTCCTGTGAGAGTAAAATGTGCAACGCTCATCTGGCACGCACTAGAAGATGCCTTGCAAGACCGTCGCAATATTAATGAAAAAAAAGAAAAAAGTATTTCAACAGAATAA
- a CDS encoding NifU family protein: protein MEIAVQATPNPNTLKFIVNQLLLDSGSIDFQNAEQAQGSPLAEKLFSISNVSGVYVGINFVSVTKTDSSSWAELSEPVVNCLKEIISSGIKLISDTVLVSSHNIASGSENEIEEKIKAILDREIRPAVAMDGGDITFHSYENGIVTLQLRGACSSCPSSTMTLKMGVENRLKEMIPEVKEVVQL from the coding sequence ATCGAAATTGCAGTACAAGCAACCCCAAATCCAAACACCCTTAAGTTCATTGTGAATCAGCTTTTGCTGGACAGTGGCAGTATCGATTTCCAAAATGCTGAACAAGCACAGGGTTCACCACTTGCTGAAAAACTTTTTTCAATCAGCAATGTTTCTGGAGTGTATGTGGGAATTAATTTTGTTTCAGTGACTAAAACCGACTCAAGCTCTTGGGCAGAACTTTCTGAACCAGTAGTAAACTGTTTGAAAGAAATAATTTCGAGCGGAATAAAATTAATTTCTGACACGGTACTTGTTTCTAGTCACAATATTGCAAGTGGATCTGAAAATGAAATTGAAGAAAAAATCAAAGCTATTCTCGACCGCGAAATCAGACCAGCCGTTGCCATGGACGGTGGAGACATTACTTTTCATAGCTACGAAAACGGAATTGTAACATTACAACTTCGCGGCGCCTGCAGCTCTTGCCCTTCTTCTACCATGACGTTGAAAATGGGTGTTGAAAATCGCTTGAAAGAAATGATTCCAGAAGTAAAAGAAGTAGTGCAGTTATAA
- a CDS encoding Fe-S cluster assembly protein SufB, which translates to MTTAIEQFTKREYKFGFQSDIESDTFPKGLSEDVVRKLSEKKNEPAFMLEFRLKAFRHWLTLTEPHWSEAPYPKVNYQDISYYSAPKEKPKLNSMDEVDPELRKTFEKLGVPLMEQKRLSGVAVDAIFDSVSVATTYKKKLREHGIIFCSFSEALQDCPELIEKWLGTVVPYTDNFYAALNAAVFSDGSFVYIPKNTKCPMDLSTYFRINTQGTGQFERTLIVAEEGSQVSYLEGCTAPQFDTNQLHAAVVELVALDNADIKYSTVQNWYAGDPKTGKGGIYNFVTKRGHCLGKNSKISWTQVETGSAITWKYPSCVLIGDNSAGEFYSVALTNNLQQADTGTKMIHIGKNTKSTIVAKGISAGLSNNNYRGLVEIRRSATNARNFTQCDSMLVGDKCNANTFPYIDVQNKTAQIEHEASTSKMSDDQLFYFRSRGIGTEDAMSSIINGFCKDVFRELPTEFAIEAQQLLGIKLENSVG; encoded by the coding sequence ATGACCACGGCAATAGAACAATTTACCAAACGGGAATATAAGTTTGGCTTTCAAAGTGATATCGAATCTGACACGTTTCCAAAAGGTTTAAGCGAAGACGTCGTTCGTAAACTTTCCGAAAAGAAAAACGAACCAGCTTTCATGTTGGAGTTTCGTTTGAAAGCCTTTCGCCATTGGCTGACACTCACAGAACCGCACTGGTCTGAAGCGCCATATCCAAAAGTGAACTATCAAGACATCAGCTATTATTCGGCGCCAAAAGAAAAACCAAAATTGAACAGTATGGATGAAGTTGATCCCGAGTTGCGCAAAACCTTTGAAAAGTTGGGCGTTCCTCTCATGGAACAAAAACGTCTTAGCGGCGTTGCGGTGGATGCTATTTTCGATTCCGTTTCAGTTGCTACCACCTACAAGAAAAAACTTCGTGAGCACGGCATTATTTTCTGTTCGTTTTCTGAAGCCCTTCAAGATTGTCCGGAACTTATTGAAAAATGGTTAGGAACGGTTGTTCCTTACACTGATAATTTTTACGCAGCTTTAAATGCAGCCGTTTTTTCTGACGGATCATTTGTGTATATTCCAAAAAATACAAAGTGCCCGATGGATCTTTCCACTTACTTCCGCATCAATACACAAGGCACTGGTCAATTTGAGCGCACCTTAATTGTGGCCGAAGAAGGCAGCCAAGTGTCTTACCTGGAAGGCTGCACTGCGCCTCAATTTGACACCAATCAACTTCACGCCGCGGTAGTGGAATTGGTTGCTCTTGATAACGCCGACATCAAATATTCAACCGTGCAAAACTGGTATGCCGGCGATCCCAAAACCGGAAAAGGTGGCATTTATAATTTTGTAACCAAGCGCGGTCACTGCCTTGGAAAAAATTCGAAAATTTCTTGGACGCAAGTAGAGACAGGTTCCGCCATTACGTGGAAATATCCAAGCTGTGTTCTTATTGGTGATAATTCTGCTGGTGAATTTTATTCCGTAGCGCTCACCAACAACCTTCAGCAAGCCGACACCGGAACTAAAATGATTCACATTGGAAAAAACACAAAATCTACCATCGTGGCAAAAGGTATTTCGGCTGGGCTTTCGAACAACAACTACAGAGGCTTGGTTGAAATTCGCAGAAGTGCTACCAATGCTAGAAATTTTACACAGTGCGATTCAATGCTTGTTGGTGATAAGTGCAACGCAAACACTTTTCCTTATATTGATGTGCAAAATAAAACTGCACAAATTGAACATGAAGCATCCACTTCAAAAATGAGTGATGATCAACTGTTCTATTTTAGAAGTCGTGGCATTGGCACAGAAGATGCCATGAGCAGCATTATCAACGGTTTCTGCAAAGACGTATTTCGCGAACTTCCAACAGAATTTGCAATTGAAGCACAACAATTATTGGGAATTAAATTAGAGAATAGTGTTGGGTAA
- the sufC gene encoding Fe-S cluster assembly ATPase SufC — protein MLTIKNLHAQIEENEILKGLNLEVKPGEVHAIMGPNGSGKSTLAKVLAGDASYEVTEGSVLFDGKDLLELEPEERALEGFFMAFQYPVEIPGVNNASFLRMAYNAKRKHQGKPELDVLDFEELLTEKINMLSINPAFAERNVNHGFSGGEKKRNEILQMAVLDPKIAILDETDSGLDIDALRIVSEGVNKLKREDNAVILITHYQRLLNYIVPDVVHIMTNGKIIKSGDKTLAYELEETGYENFITEATATV, from the coding sequence ATGTTAACGATTAAAAACTTACACGCACAAATTGAAGAAAACGAAATTCTGAAGGGCTTAAACCTTGAAGTAAAGCCTGGCGAAGTCCATGCCATCATGGGTCCAAACGGATCTGGCAAAAGCACTTTAGCAAAAGTACTTGCCGGCGATGCATCTTACGAAGTTACTGAAGGTTCAGTTCTGTTCGATGGGAAAGATCTTCTCGAACTTGAACCAGAAGAGCGCGCACTTGAAGGTTTCTTCATGGCGTTTCAGTATCCAGTTGAAATTCCAGGAGTAAACAACGCAAGTTTTCTGCGCATGGCTTACAACGCAAAACGAAAACACCAAGGTAAACCAGAACTTGATGTTTTAGACTTTGAAGAATTGCTCACAGAAAAAATTAATATGCTCAGCATCAATCCTGCATTTGCCGAGCGCAATGTAAATCACGGTTTTTCTGGCGGTGAAAAAAAGCGGAACGAAATTTTGCAAATGGCAGTGCTCGATCCCAAAATTGCCATCCTCGATGAGACTGATTCTGGTCTCGATATCGATGCTCTTCGCATTGTCTCTGAAGGTGTTAACAAACTGAAACGCGAAGATAATGCCGTTATTCTTATTACGCATTATCAACGATTGTTGAACTACATCGTTCCAGACGTTGTTCACATTATGACAAATGGAAAAATTATTAAATCAGGTGACAAAACTCTTGCTTATGAACTTGAAGAAACTGGTTACGAAAATTTTATTACAGAAGCAACTGCAACTGTATAG